Proteins from a genomic interval of Geodermatophilus obscurus DSM 43160:
- a CDS encoding PIG-L deacetylase family protein, producing the protein MRVLAVSPHLDDAAFSVGGTLAALADAGHEVTVVTCFTASVPDPAGFALACQLDKGLPADVDYLALRRAENAAAMTVLGARPVHLGLPEAPHRGYTSATDLFAGVHPGDDVERSLTAALDGYDADLWMAPQALGGHVDHRQVLRAVAPLDRPVLWWRDSPYVLRDPAAVPGAELPDGLAEVSLPQDLDRRADACACYPTQLGFQFGGVERMRTALAGVPEVLLADDRAREVLATAAVPAG; encoded by the coding sequence GTGCGTGTCCTAGCGGTCAGCCCGCACCTCGACGACGCCGCCTTCTCCGTCGGCGGCACCCTGGCGGCGCTGGCCGACGCCGGCCACGAGGTCACGGTGGTCACCTGCTTCACCGCCAGCGTGCCCGACCCGGCCGGCTTCGCGCTCGCCTGCCAGCTGGACAAGGGGCTGCCGGCCGACGTCGACTACCTGGCCCTGCGCCGCGCCGAGAACGCCGCGGCGATGACCGTGCTGGGCGCCAGGCCGGTCCACCTGGGCCTGCCCGAGGCCCCGCACCGCGGCTACACCAGCGCCACCGACCTGTTCGCCGGCGTCCACCCCGGGGACGACGTCGAGCGATCGCTGACCGCGGCGCTGGACGGGTACGACGCCGACCTGTGGATGGCGCCGCAGGCCCTCGGCGGTCACGTCGACCACCGGCAGGTGCTGCGGGCGGTGGCCCCGCTCGACCGGCCGGTGCTGTGGTGGCGCGACAGCCCGTACGTGCTGCGCGACCCGGCCGCCGTGCCCGGCGCGGAGCTGCCGGACGGGCTGGCCGAGGTGAGCCTCCCGCAGGACCTCGACCGGCGCGCCGACGCGTGCGCCTGCTACCCCACCCAGCTCGGCTTCCAGTTCGGCGGGGTCGAGCGGATGCGCACCGCGCTGGCCGGCGTGCCCGAGGTGCTGCTGGCCGACGACCGGGCGCGGGAGGTGCTCGCGACCGCTGCCGTCCCGGCCGGCTGA
- a CDS encoding DNA recombination protein RmuC: MDAASLLTGLLVGALLATAVTLGVVALVARNRPADDGLEPVHESLDHLHRLLAGIERDRATAHGELREQMGTVGQTSAMLRQETAALVTALRTPHVRGRWGEVQLRRVVEVAGLLEHCDFVEQPSATNDAGAGVRPDLVVTLSDGRQVVVDAKVPFTGYIEAVQAEDVAVRAERIVAHARQLRAHVDILAARRYPTAFRPAAPFTVLFVPSDGFLTTALEAEPGLLEYGFARDVVLATPSTLLALLRTVAYSWRQERLARDADQVLEVGRRLHARLSTLSGHLTRLGSALSSTLTRYNETVGSYESSVLVAARRFDDLGVAESPVPTPPPVEATVRTLRPAELPLPGDLPRRTGPAAHDDGPPAAERDGTTG, encoded by the coding sequence GTGGACGCCGCCTCGCTGCTCACCGGTCTCCTCGTCGGCGCGCTGCTGGCCACCGCGGTCACCCTGGGCGTCGTCGCGCTGGTCGCCCGCAACCGGCCGGCCGACGACGGTCTGGAACCGGTGCACGAGTCGCTGGACCACCTGCACCGCCTGCTGGCCGGCATCGAGCGGGACCGGGCCACCGCGCACGGCGAGCTCCGCGAGCAGATGGGCACCGTGGGGCAGACCTCGGCGATGCTGCGCCAAGAGACCGCCGCGCTGGTCACCGCCCTGCGCACCCCGCACGTGCGCGGCCGGTGGGGCGAGGTGCAGCTGCGCCGGGTGGTCGAGGTGGCCGGGCTGCTCGAGCACTGCGACTTCGTCGAGCAGCCCTCCGCCACCAACGACGCCGGCGCCGGCGTGCGCCCCGACCTGGTGGTCACCCTCTCCGACGGCCGCCAGGTGGTGGTCGACGCCAAGGTGCCGTTCACCGGTTACATCGAGGCGGTGCAGGCCGAGGACGTCGCGGTGCGCGCCGAGCGGATCGTCGCGCACGCCCGCCAGCTGCGCGCCCACGTCGACATCCTCGCCGCCCGCCGCTACCCCACGGCGTTCCGCCCGGCGGCGCCGTTCACGGTGCTCTTCGTGCCCTCCGACGGGTTCCTCACCACCGCGCTGGAGGCCGAGCCCGGCCTGCTCGAGTACGGCTTCGCCCGCGACGTCGTGCTGGCCACACCCAGCACGCTGCTCGCGCTGCTGCGCACCGTCGCCTACTCGTGGCGGCAGGAGCGGCTGGCCCGCGACGCCGACCAGGTGCTGGAGGTCGGCCGCCGGCTGCACGCCCGGCTGTCCACCCTCTCCGGCCACCTCACCCGCCTGGGCTCGGCGCTGTCCTCGACGCTGACCCGTTACAACGAGACCGTCGGCTCCTACGAGAGCTCGGTGCTGGTCGCCGCCCGCCGCTTCGACGACCTCGGTGTCGCGGAGTCCCCGGTGCCCACGCCGCCACCGGTGGAGGCCACGGTGCGCACCCTGCGGCCGGCTGAGCTCCCGCTGCCCGGGGACCTGCCCCGCCGCACCGGGCCGGCCGCGCACGACGACGGCCCGCCGGCGGCCGAGCGCGACGGCACGACGGGCTGA
- a CDS encoding AlkA N-terminal domain-containing protein, whose amino-acid sequence MTPPLDAERCYRAVASRDARFDGWFVTAVATTGIYCRPSCPARTPLAHNVSFFSTAAAAQGAGYRACRRCRPDAVPGSPEWDTRADVVARAVRLIGDGEVERSGVPGLAARLGYSERQLHRLLVGELGVGPLALARAQRAQTARLLVETTDLPMADVAFAAGFASIRQFNDTVREVFAATPTELRRTAPPGPPGTPGRLTLRLAARAPYEAAEVLLFLGVHAVPGLEEWDGTTFSRVLDLPHGPGVVHLSPTPDGGPAVSARLQLTALRDLGTAVARCRRMLDLDADPVAVDGVLGADPALTGLVAAAPGRRVPASPDADEVAVRAVLGQQVSLAGARTLTARVLSAAGTPLPEPVGTLTHVFPRPAALADADLTAVGLTGARRRTVHALAEALASGAVTLDPGADRAEAGRALRAVPGIGPWTAALVALRGLGDPDVWLPGDLALRRSLATLGSSDTDAATRWRPWRSYAVMHLWALAVPSLSTLPLPLERSAS is encoded by the coding sequence GTGACACCGCCGCTGGACGCCGAACGCTGCTACCGCGCGGTCGCCAGCCGGGACGCCCGGTTCGACGGCTGGTTCGTGACCGCGGTCGCCACCACCGGCATCTACTGCCGCCCCTCCTGCCCGGCCCGCACCCCGCTGGCGCACAACGTCAGCTTCTTCTCCACCGCGGCCGCCGCCCAGGGTGCGGGCTACCGCGCCTGCCGCCGCTGCCGGCCCGACGCCGTCCCCGGCTCCCCGGAGTGGGACACCCGCGCCGACGTCGTCGCACGGGCCGTGCGGCTCATCGGCGACGGCGAGGTCGAGCGCTCCGGCGTCCCCGGCCTGGCCGCGCGGCTGGGCTACTCCGAGCGCCAGCTGCACCGGCTGCTGGTCGGCGAGCTCGGTGTCGGCCCGCTCGCGCTGGCCCGGGCGCAGCGCGCGCAGACCGCCCGGCTGCTCGTCGAGACCACCGACCTGCCCATGGCCGACGTCGCCTTCGCCGCGGGGTTCGCCAGCATCCGGCAGTTCAACGACACCGTCCGCGAGGTCTTCGCCGCCACCCCCACCGAGCTGCGCCGCACCGCGCCGCCCGGCCCGCCCGGCACCCCCGGCCGGCTGACGCTGCGGCTGGCCGCGCGCGCCCCGTACGAGGCGGCGGAGGTGCTGCTCTTCCTCGGCGTGCACGCCGTCCCCGGGCTGGAGGAGTGGGACGGGACGACGTTCTCCCGCGTGCTCGACCTGCCGCACGGGCCCGGGGTCGTGCACCTCTCCCCCACCCCGGACGGCGGCCCCGCGGTCTCCGCCCGGCTGCAGCTCACCGCGCTGCGCGACCTGGGGACGGCGGTGGCCCGCTGCCGCCGGATGCTGGACCTCGACGCCGACCCGGTCGCGGTCGACGGCGTCCTCGGTGCCGACCCGGCGCTGACCGGGCTGGTGGCCGCCGCGCCCGGACGACGGGTGCCCGCCTCGCCCGACGCCGACGAGGTCGCCGTCCGCGCCGTCCTCGGCCAGCAGGTCTCACTCGCCGGCGCCCGGACGCTGACCGCCCGGGTGCTCTCGGCCGCGGGCACGCCGCTGCCCGAGCCGGTCGGCACGCTGACCCACGTCTTCCCCCGCCCGGCCGCGCTGGCCGACGCCGACCTCACCGCCGTCGGTCTGACCGGCGCCCGGCGGCGCACCGTGCACGCGCTGGCCGAGGCGCTGGCGTCCGGCGCGGTGACGCTGGACCCCGGCGCCGACCGCGCGGAGGCAGGCCGGGCGCTGCGCGCCGTCCCCGGGATCGGCCCGTGGACCGCCGCGCTGGTGGCGCTGCGCGGACTCGGCGACCCCGACGTGTGGCTGCCCGGTGACCTGGCGCTGCGCCGCTCCCTGGCCACCCTCGGCAGCTCCGACACCGATGCCGCCACCCGCTGGCGGCCGTGGCGGTCCTACGCCGTGATGCACCTGTGGGCCCTCGCCGTGCCGAGCCTGTCGACACTACCCCTCCCCCTCGAACGGAGCGCCTCATGA
- a CDS encoding cysteine hydrolase family protein yields the protein MQQAFGMAVPETVREMCRPTTSAVLVYDVQVGILAHVQDRERLVERISAVLQAARTSGVPVLYVRHVSLSPTHMGVAALRTAMAWQRVGEAAAVTAAFPPDAPHTQLVAELAPVDGEPVFDKLGMSALVGTPVEAVLRDRGVTTLVLVGAVLEIGIEPTARHAADLGLLPVVVEDACGVVDTAAAQRSLASLDYSLLSHRSSSQEVVEALGTAGLPPGAASA from the coding sequence ATGCAGCAGGCCTTCGGCATGGCGGTCCCCGAGACGGTGCGCGAGATGTGTCGTCCGACGACGTCGGCGGTGCTCGTCTACGACGTGCAGGTGGGCATCCTGGCCCACGTCCAGGACCGGGAGCGGCTGGTCGAGCGGATCTCGGCGGTCCTGCAGGCGGCCCGGACGTCGGGCGTGCCGGTGCTGTACGTGCGGCACGTGTCGCTCTCGCCGACGCACATGGGCGTCGCGGCGCTGCGCACCGCCATGGCGTGGCAGCGGGTGGGCGAGGCGGCCGCGGTGACGGCGGCCTTCCCGCCGGACGCGCCGCACACGCAGCTCGTCGCCGAGCTGGCGCCGGTGGACGGCGAGCCGGTCTTCGACAAGCTCGGCATGTCCGCGCTGGTCGGGACCCCGGTCGAGGCCGTCCTGCGCGACCGTGGCGTGACCACCCTGGTGCTGGTCGGCGCCGTGCTGGAGATCGGCATCGAGCCGACCGCGCGGCACGCCGCCGACCTCGGGCTCCTGCCGGTGGTGGTCGAGGACGCGTGCGGGGTGGTCGACACGGCGGCGGCGCAGCGCTCGCTCGCGAGCCTCGACTACAGCCTGCTCTCCCACCGCAGCAGCAGCCAGGAGGTCGTGGAGGCACTCGGCACGGCGGGCCTGCCCCCGGGTGCCGCGTCGGCCTAG
- a CDS encoding glycosyltransferase family 4 protein yields the protein MRICFVSRRYWPAVSGMSVYAENLLRELVALGHEVTLVSQYRDDEAGTRVYGGGPPPPDRVPAGVEVVALPSRGETVVPADWEGDIDEIVRTVVGLHAERPFDVLHAQYGYPPGLAVLAAARETGLPAVVSIQGGDGHWVGTCCSTHAEAMRAVVDSSSAVLIGSASFRDEVVGNLGSDPARFTVAPGATDTRRFTPAERPLGALREPPVLLFHGRVDRRKGVLDLLEALPDGVRLIVSGIGPDLDEARARADERTTFLGYVPPERAPEVYRSADLFVSPTYSEGFSNTLLEAMASGLPTVSTDSVGVVDCLRHEDNGLLHTPGDVAGLRAALTRLLDDGALRERLATTALEEVRRLYSWPVLAASIDAVYAEVAGTTPAPDWSMPAAVDLSCRFRSAAHLL from the coding sequence ATGAGGATCTGCTTCGTCAGCCGCCGCTACTGGCCGGCGGTCAGCGGCATGAGCGTCTACGCGGAGAACCTGCTGCGCGAGCTGGTCGCCCTCGGTCACGAGGTCACGCTCGTCAGCCAGTACCGCGACGACGAGGCCGGCACCCGTGTCTACGGCGGCGGCCCACCCCCGCCCGACCGGGTTCCGGCCGGCGTCGAGGTGGTCGCGCTGCCGAGTCGCGGCGAGACCGTGGTCCCCGCGGACTGGGAGGGCGACATCGACGAGATCGTGCGCACTGTCGTCGGCCTGCACGCCGAGCGGCCCTTCGACGTCCTGCACGCCCAGTACGGCTACCCGCCCGGCCTGGCGGTGCTCGCCGCCGCGCGCGAGACCGGGTTGCCCGCCGTGGTGAGCATCCAGGGCGGCGACGGCCACTGGGTGGGCACCTGCTGCAGCACCCACGCCGAGGCGATGCGCGCCGTCGTCGACTCGTCGTCCGCGGTGCTCATCGGCAGCGCCAGCTTCCGCGACGAGGTGGTCGGCAACCTCGGCAGCGACCCGGCGCGGTTCACGGTCGCCCCCGGGGCCACCGACACCCGACGGTTCACGCCGGCCGAGCGGCCGCTGGGCGCGCTGCGCGAGCCGCCGGTGCTGCTCTTCCACGGCCGGGTGGACCGGCGCAAGGGCGTCCTGGACCTGCTCGAGGCGCTGCCCGACGGCGTCCGGCTGATCGTCTCCGGCATCGGCCCCGACCTCGACGAGGCGAGGGCCCGCGCCGACGAGCGGACGACGTTCCTCGGCTACGTGCCGCCCGAGCGCGCGCCGGAGGTGTACCGCTCGGCCGACCTCTTCGTCAGCCCGACCTACAGCGAGGGGTTCAGCAACACGCTGCTCGAGGCGATGGCCAGCGGGCTGCCGACGGTGAGCACCGACAGCGTCGGCGTCGTCGACTGCCTGCGGCACGAGGACAACGGGCTGCTGCACACTCCCGGGGACGTCGCCGGGCTGCGGGCCGCGCTGACCCGCCTGCTGGACGACGGCGCACTGCGGGAGCGGCTCGCGACGACAGCCCTGGAGGAGGTGCGGCGGCTCTACTCCTGGCCGGTGCTGGCGGCCTCCATCGACGCCGTCTACGCCGAGGTCGCCGGGACCACGCCGGCTCCCGACTGGTCGATGCCCGCGGCGGTCGACCTCTCCTGCCGGTTCCGCTCCGCGGCGCACCTGCTCTGA
- a CDS encoding methylated-DNA--[protein]-cysteine S-methyltransferase, which translates to MTPLPARSATVDTPPGPFTVVVDRGGAVLASGWTADVADLLPVVHRALRPAWVEEVEHLPVLDAVTAFVAGDVAAIDDVPVRQRSGPFLEDAWEVLRTVPAGEPDTYAAFAARCGRPAAVRAAANACARNAAALFVPCHRVLGSDGGLGGFRWGTPVKRWLLDHEAAHAPVTV; encoded by the coding sequence ATGACCCCGCTTCCCGCCCGCTCCGCCACCGTCGACACCCCGCCGGGGCCGTTCACCGTGGTCGTGGACCGCGGCGGCGCCGTCCTCGCCAGCGGCTGGACCGCCGACGTCGCCGACCTCCTCCCCGTGGTGCACCGCGCGCTGCGCCCGGCCTGGGTCGAGGAGGTCGAGCACCTGCCCGTGCTCGACGCCGTCACCGCCTTCGTCGCCGGCGACGTCGCCGCCATCGACGACGTCCCGGTGCGCCAGCGCTCGGGCCCCTTCCTCGAGGACGCCTGGGAGGTGCTGCGCACCGTCCCCGCCGGCGAGCCGGACACCTACGCCGCCTTCGCCGCGCGCTGCGGCCGCCCGGCTGCGGTGCGCGCGGCGGCCAACGCCTGCGCGCGCAACGCCGCGGCGCTGTTCGTGCCCTGCCACCGGGTGCTCGGCTCCGACGGCGGGCTCGGCGGCTTCCGCTGGGGGACACCGGTCAAGCGCTGGCTGCTCGACCACGAGGCGGCGCACGCTCCCGTGACCGTCTGA
- a CDS encoding YcaO-like family protein yields MTSTLTASQRYRDSFPGTVDEFAIEGLDVLDVPLHSAVLPPSPEHPGGSGLGYGATREEARTGALGEMAEMALSLRTHQGVEREQGSYAEMTRRHGRDRVTDPRTLCLEAGSAYDDDRPLQWLPMTRQRDGETVLVPAELVASAPDDLPGAPPPGGWLTTVITNGQGAAFDADRAVAHALLEVLQRDGNATSFRAMDRGVVVDLAGLRDPDALALLDRLDAAGIDVVVKLATTEFGVVDVYAVGCSRDLSEPVPVMATACGEAAHPDRDTAVRKALHEFASARSRKAFMHGPFDVVLPATPPGYLEHWRGGHPPERLVEEDRALEAMLAWTRMGTGALVELLQDSVLSRRSTVALTDLPTWSGDDLHATVTGALHATGYDVLVELQPSVGDAVAAKVLVPGLEVETMSYGRIGERGVRRLLERGDPLVAVGADPGGWARVHLTGDAEQRLGGPAWFDRVGAERRVGPLYALYREPGRHTVAEVLAR; encoded by the coding sequence GTGACCAGCACGCTGACCGCGTCGCAGCGGTACCGCGACTCGTTCCCGGGAACCGTCGACGAGTTCGCCATCGAGGGCCTCGACGTCCTCGACGTGCCGCTGCACAGCGCGGTCCTGCCACCGTCGCCGGAGCACCCCGGCGGCAGCGGGCTGGGCTACGGCGCCACGCGCGAGGAGGCCCGCACCGGGGCGCTGGGCGAGATGGCCGAGATGGCGCTGTCGCTGCGCACGCACCAGGGCGTCGAGCGGGAGCAGGGCTCGTACGCCGAGATGACCCGGCGGCACGGCCGGGACCGGGTGACCGACCCGCGCACCCTCTGCCTGGAGGCCGGCAGCGCCTACGACGACGACCGGCCGCTGCAGTGGCTGCCGATGACCCGGCAGCGGGACGGCGAGACGGTGCTGGTCCCCGCCGAGCTCGTCGCCTCCGCACCCGACGACCTGCCCGGCGCCCCGCCGCCCGGGGGCTGGCTGACCACGGTGATCACCAACGGGCAGGGCGCGGCGTTCGACGCCGACCGGGCGGTCGCGCACGCGCTGCTCGAGGTGCTGCAGCGCGACGGCAACGCCACCTCCTTCCGCGCGATGGACCGCGGCGTCGTCGTCGACCTGGCCGGTCTCCGCGACCCCGACGCGCTGGCGCTGCTCGACCGGCTCGACGCCGCGGGCATCGACGTCGTGGTGAAGCTGGCGACGACGGAGTTCGGCGTGGTCGACGTCTACGCGGTCGGCTGCTCGCGGGACCTCTCCGAGCCGGTGCCGGTCATGGCGACCGCGTGCGGGGAGGCGGCGCACCCGGACCGCGACACCGCCGTCCGCAAGGCGCTGCACGAGTTCGCCTCGGCGCGCAGCCGCAAGGCGTTCATGCACGGCCCGTTCGACGTCGTCCTGCCGGCCACCCCGCCCGGCTACCTGGAGCACTGGCGCGGCGGGCACCCGCCCGAGCGGCTGGTCGAGGAGGACCGCGCGCTGGAGGCGATGCTGGCCTGGACCCGGATGGGCACCGGCGCGCTGGTCGAGCTGCTGCAGGACAGCGTGCTGTCCCGCCGGTCGACCGTCGCGCTGACCGACCTGCCGACGTGGTCCGGGGACGACCTGCACGCGACCGTCACCGGCGCGCTGCACGCCACCGGGTACGACGTGCTGGTCGAGCTGCAGCCCTCGGTCGGGGACGCGGTGGCCGCGAAGGTGCTGGTACCGGGACTGGAGGTCGAGACGATGTCCTACGGGCGGATCGGCGAGCGCGGGGTGCGCCGGCTGCTCGAGCGGGGCGACCCGCTGGTCGCCGTCGGCGCCGACCCCGGCGGCTGGGCGCGGGTCCACCTGACCGGCGACGCGGAGCAGCGACTCGGTGGGCCGGCCTGGTTCGACCGCGTTGGTGCCGAGCGGCGGGTGGGCCCGCTGTACGCCCTCTACCGGGAGCCGGGCCGGCACACGGTCGCGGAGGTGCTCGCGCGATGA
- a CDS encoding universal stress protein has translation MVASTPVLPSMAQVLEHFVPVGGVVVGDDGTATSRAAVRWSAADAVRRGGALHVVRAWSLTTAPRPRSWAVGYVPPFTDFEDAVREELARTRRPLVADLAGLDVHWHAVHGRPEAVLATASTGAELLVVGSRGRGELRELLLGSVAAAVLHSACCPVVVVRDRASS, from the coding sequence ATGGTCGCGTCCACGCCGGTCCTCCCCTCCATGGCCCAGGTGCTCGAGCACTTCGTCCCCGTCGGTGGCGTCGTGGTCGGCGACGACGGGACCGCCACCTCGCGCGCCGCGGTGCGCTGGTCAGCCGCCGACGCGGTCCGCCGCGGCGGAGCGCTACACGTCGTCCGCGCCTGGTCGCTGACCACCGCGCCCAGGCCGCGGTCCTGGGCGGTGGGCTACGTCCCGCCGTTCACCGACTTCGAGGACGCGGTGCGCGAGGAGCTGGCGCGCACCCGACGGCCGCTGGTGGCCGACCTCGCGGGGCTCGACGTCCACTGGCACGCGGTGCACGGCCGGCCCGAGGCCGTCCTCGCCACCGCCTCCACCGGCGCCGAGCTGCTCGTCGTCGGGTCGCGCGGCCGGGGCGAGCTGCGCGAGCTGCTGCTCGGCTCGGTCGCCGCCGCCGTCCTGCACTCCGCCTGCTGCCCGGTCGTCGTCGTCCGGGACCGGGCCTCGTCCTGA
- a CDS encoding TetR/AcrR family transcriptional regulator: protein MPRVTADHLESRRQEIVRAALRCFAREGFHATSVRDVVRESGLSAGAVYSYFPSKAELVAGAVEPILEALIGVLDAVVTDTDESLEEDRTPAETVAEVLRRIYPIAVGGELDYTRIAVTAWAEGLRDPAVRAIAEQTYGTVRGRLTHRVARWRDAGHLAADVDAEALGQVLFSTLVGFVLQHALLGDVDLDRYATALCLLLPRS, encoded by the coding sequence GTGCCCCGTGTGACCGCCGACCACCTGGAGAGCCGTCGTCAGGAGATCGTCCGTGCGGCCCTTCGCTGTTTCGCCCGTGAGGGCTTCCACGCCACATCGGTGCGGGACGTCGTGCGCGAGTCGGGGCTGTCCGCCGGCGCGGTCTACAGCTACTTCCCGAGCAAGGCCGAGCTGGTCGCCGGCGCCGTGGAGCCGATCCTCGAGGCGCTCATCGGGGTGCTCGACGCCGTCGTCACCGACACCGACGAGTCCCTCGAGGAGGACCGGACGCCGGCGGAGACCGTCGCCGAGGTCCTGCGGCGGATCTACCCGATCGCGGTCGGGGGCGAGCTCGACTACACGCGGATCGCGGTGACCGCCTGGGCCGAGGGGCTGCGCGATCCCGCCGTACGGGCGATCGCCGAGCAGACCTACGGCACGGTGCGCGGCCGGCTGACCCACCGGGTCGCCCGGTGGCGCGACGCCGGGCACCTGGCCGCCGACGTGGACGCCGAGGCGCTCGGGCAGGTGCTGTTCTCGACGCTGGTCGGCTTCGTCCTGCAGCACGCCCTGCTCGGCGACGTCGACCTCGACCGCTACGCGACCGCGCTCTGCCTGCTGCTGCCGCGCTCCTGA
- a CDS encoding sugar phosphate isomerase/epimerase family protein: protein MRYAYNTNGLTSHRLSDALPLLADTGYAGVALTLDVVHLDPFAPDALAQAEKTRARCDELGLGVVVETGARYLLDPRVKHEPTLVTADAEGRARRLAYLRLACDLAEVLGAEAVSFWTGVPRPGVDRDAAWGWVVDGVRALVDSSGGRGFALAVEPEPGMLVEDCDGWARLAAEAPGITLALDTGHCVVAGAYEPQEAVAAFAPHLGTVAVEGMRRGVHDHLPLDEGDVDLPAVLRALREVGYDRLVTLELSRDGHRAHEMVPRAIATLREAERA, encoded by the coding sequence ATGAGGTACGCGTACAACACCAACGGGCTGACCTCGCACCGGCTGTCCGACGCGCTGCCCCTCCTCGCCGACACCGGCTATGCGGGGGTCGCGCTGACCCTCGACGTCGTCCACCTGGACCCGTTCGCGCCCGACGCCCTCGCCCAGGCCGAGAAGACGCGGGCGCGCTGCGACGAGCTGGGCTTGGGCGTCGTCGTCGAGACCGGCGCCCGCTACCTGCTCGACCCGCGGGTCAAGCACGAACCGACGCTGGTCACCGCGGACGCCGAGGGCCGGGCGCGACGGCTGGCCTACCTGCGGCTGGCCTGCGACCTCGCCGAGGTGCTGGGCGCGGAGGCGGTCAGCTTCTGGACGGGCGTGCCACGGCCGGGGGTGGACCGCGACGCGGCGTGGGGCTGGGTGGTCGACGGCGTCCGGGCGCTCGTCGACAGCTCCGGCGGGCGGGGCTTCGCCCTGGCAGTCGAGCCCGAGCCGGGGATGCTGGTCGAGGACTGCGACGGCTGGGCCCGGCTGGCCGCGGAGGCCCCGGGGATCACGCTGGCGCTCGACACCGGCCACTGCGTCGTCGCCGGGGCGTACGAGCCTCAGGAGGCGGTCGCGGCGTTCGCGCCCCACCTGGGCACGGTCGCCGTCGAGGGCATGCGCCGGGGCGTGCACGACCACCTGCCCCTCGACGAGGGGGACGTCGACCTGCCCGCCGTCCTGCGGGCGCTGCGGGAGGTCGGCTACGACCGGCTGGTCACCCTCGAGCTCTCCCGCGACGGGCACCGGGCGCACGAGATGGTCCCGCGCGCGATCGCGACGCTGAGGGAGGCCGAGCGGGCATGA